One genomic segment of Kocuria rhizophila DC2201 includes these proteins:
- a CDS encoding sigma-70 family RNA polymerase sigma factor yields MPDSAGSGPRDPGVHTEHPASDEQLLTAVREGDSSAFAELYERHRGAVLAVARMHSRNDADAQDLVSEAFTRVLGLLREGRGPRQFLRAYLVTAVSRLAADRANDLTRTRPEAPQPNGPLDRVELFDDLVVKQVDSAVVAQAFASLPERWQEILWYLEVEGRRPRQVASVVGVQPNAVSALGKRAREGLRTAYMQEHVSAQALEDCYQFSSQLGAFARGALTPSRTAVVQDHLDGCRRCTAEYLQLQDLGLGLRGWMLPVLAGLPLWGGAGGRLAESLGGLPLLGGSPALAAAGGAGAGTTGAGGTAGVVDAAGVRGLAGTGGAAGAADAAGAAAGTAGTGGAAGTGAAASAAGSSAAGSAAGGLGAVLGSSTGLALAVGAVLVVGASTAGLVALNSGSEEAPPTAAGSAEPGGAGSRAAAEPGRQDPASGAPVQGAAPGGNGAAVPDADQAQGASGAEAAQDAAVERSESTALPAPFLPDVDPAIVGPVPDLPVSVPYPTLPRVDGDPVPPDPVDPEPASPDPVSPDPVEPTPSPVPTVPEPTPSPGGGGATPAPTPTPSDGSCHWVPIPWGIEVCIP; encoded by the coding sequence ATGCCAGACAGTGCAGGTTCCGGGCCCCGTGATCCGGGGGTCCACACCGAGCACCCCGCGAGCGACGAGCAGCTGCTCACCGCCGTGCGCGAGGGTGACTCCTCCGCGTTCGCCGAGCTCTACGAACGCCACCGCGGGGCCGTGCTGGCCGTGGCCCGCATGCACTCCCGCAACGACGCCGACGCCCAGGACCTCGTGTCCGAGGCCTTCACCCGCGTGCTGGGGCTGCTGCGCGAGGGCCGCGGGCCCCGGCAGTTCCTGCGCGCCTACCTGGTCACTGCCGTCTCCCGCCTGGCCGCGGACCGCGCGAACGACCTCACCCGCACCCGCCCCGAGGCACCCCAGCCCAACGGTCCGCTGGACCGCGTGGAGCTCTTCGACGACCTCGTGGTCAAGCAGGTGGACTCCGCCGTGGTGGCGCAAGCCTTCGCGAGCCTGCCGGAGCGCTGGCAGGAGATCCTGTGGTACCTCGAGGTCGAGGGGCGCCGCCCGCGGCAGGTGGCCTCCGTGGTGGGCGTCCAGCCCAACGCCGTGTCCGCCCTCGGCAAGCGCGCCCGCGAGGGGCTGCGCACCGCCTACATGCAGGAGCACGTCTCCGCGCAGGCGCTGGAGGACTGCTACCAGTTCTCCTCCCAGCTGGGCGCCTTCGCCCGGGGCGCGCTCACCCCCTCCCGCACCGCCGTGGTCCAGGACCACCTTGACGGCTGCCGCCGCTGCACCGCCGAGTACCTCCAGCTCCAGGACCTCGGGCTCGGGCTGCGCGGCTGGATGCTGCCCGTGCTCGCCGGGCTGCCCCTGTGGGGCGGGGCCGGCGGCCGGCTCGCGGAGTCCCTCGGAGGGCTGCCGCTGCTCGGTGGTTCCCCCGCGCTCGCCGCCGCGGGAGGTGCCGGGGCCGGCACCACCGGGGCTGGCGGCACGGCCGGGGTTGTCGACGCCGCCGGGGTGCGCGGTCTCGCCGGGACGGGTGGCGCTGCCGGAGCTGCCGACGCCGCCGGGGCGGCCGCTGGAACGGCTGGAACGGGCGGTGCCGCGGGGACGGGCGCCGCGGCGTCGGCCGCGGGATCCTCTGCGGCGGGCTCCGCCGCGGGCGGACTCGGAGCGGTGCTGGGGTCCAGCACGGGGCTCGCGCTCGCCGTGGGCGCGGTGCTCGTGGTCGGTGCCTCCACCGCGGGACTCGTGGCCCTGAACAGCGGTTCCGAGGAGGCCCCGCCCACGGCCGCGGGCTCGGCCGAGCCGGGCGGAGCGGGCAGCCGTGCCGCGGCGGAGCCTGGCAGGCAGGACCCCGCGAGCGGTGCGCCCGTACAGGGGGCCGCGCCCGGCGGGAACGGCGCCGCCGTGCCGGACGCGGACCAGGCCCAGGGTGCGTCGGGTGCCGAGGCCGCCCAGGACGCCGCGGTGGAGCGGTCCGAGTCCACCGCCCTGCCCGCCCCGTTCCTCCCGGACGTCGACCCGGCCATCGTGGGCCCCGTGCCCGACCTGCCGGTGTCCGTGCCGTACCCCACCCTCCCGCGCGTGGATGGCGACCCCGTGCCGCCCGATCCCGTGGATCCAGAACCGGCGAGCCCCGATCCGGTGAGCCCCGACCCGGTCGAGCCCACCCCCAGCCCCGTGCCCACCGTCCCCGAGCCCACGCCGAGCCCGGGCGGCGGCGGTGCCACCCCCGCACCCACACCCACCCCTTCCGACGGCTCGTGCCACTGGGTCCCCATACCCTGGGGCATCGAGGTCTGCATCCCGTAG